In Pseudobacter ginsenosidimutans, the following are encoded in one genomic region:
- a CDS encoding RNA polymerase sigma factor, with protein sequence MTFNVKHQLLNENELLLRMAEGDEQAFAQLYSFYQPRLLRFVLAFALSRPFAEDLVQDILFKLWTRRETLVGILSLEKYLMRMARNQLLDNLKKQATEQKYLSRVTVEETISSHPNSDLLFREYHQMAWNAINQLPAKQKEIFLLRHLQDMTLDEIAGTLQSSRAAVQKNLTRAVRFIKDQLRHQAGWTFPLICLLIALPE encoded by the coding sequence ATGACCTTCAATGTAAAGCATCAATTGCTCAATGAAAATGAACTGCTGCTCCGGATGGCTGAAGGAGATGAGCAGGCATTTGCGCAATTGTACTCATTTTACCAGCCGCGCTTGCTCCGTTTTGTGCTTGCATTCGCCCTTAGCCGGCCCTTTGCTGAGGATCTTGTTCAGGATATTCTTTTCAAACTATGGACCCGCAGGGAAACCCTGGTAGGTATTCTCTCTCTGGAAAAATACCTGATGCGGATGGCCAGGAACCAACTGCTGGACAATTTAAAGAAACAGGCTACCGAACAGAAATATCTCAGCAGGGTAACGGTAGAAGAAACTATTTCCTCTCACCCCAACAGCGATCTGCTGTTCAGGGAATATCATCAGATGGCCTGGAATGCCATCAATCAATTACCGGCAAAACAGAAAGAAATCTTCCTCCTCCGGCACCTGCAGGATATGACACTGGATGAAATTGCCGGAACACTCCAAAGCTCGCGGGCTGCCGTTCAGAAAAATCTCACGAGGGCTGTTCGCTTCATCAAAGATCAGTTGCGGCATCAGGCCGGATGGACCTTCCCGCTGATCTGCCTGCTGATTGCCCTGCCTGAATAA